The following nucleotide sequence is from Myxococcales bacterium.
AGCGGGATGGCACCGAGCACGCCGAAGAAGACGAACATCTGCCAAGTCGGACGCCGGAGCCTCTTTTGCTCTTCGAGGATGCCGGGATCGGTCTCCGGCAAGCGTTCGACCGGAACTACTTGGAGCATCATGTACGAGAGGGCGCCGGGGAAATACAGCTTCACCTCCTCGGCGAGCTCGCGCTGGGTGCGCTGCACACCAGGCGCCAGCCGGTATCCGACCCAGTACCTTGCCGACCGCGGGACTCCACGCGCGACGATCTCCACGTGCTCGACTCCCAGCGCATTCAGCCGCGGAGTGATCGTCGCTTCCAGGAGCTGGGTGCACTCCACCATCGCGGGTGGGGCGTGGATCGTCATGGCCAATTCTACGCTTCCCGGTGCGCCCCTGGCCATCCTGATGCAGTCACCATGCGCAAGAGTTGACGATTGACGCCTGCGCGGTAGCGTCCGGCGAATGGACGTGTTCGAGACGGAGCGTCTAGTAGCGCGCGAGTGGGATCCCGAGCACCACCTCGAGGGCGCGTTCGCCATCTACAGCGACCCCGAGGTGGTGCGCTACATCGGCACCGGGCCCGCGCAGACCCTCGAGGAGATGCGCGCGCGCCTCGAGGCCGTGGCCTTGCGCAACGCCGGGCTCCGCCAGGGACTCGGGTCATGGCCCCTGTTCGACAAGGGCAGCGGGGAGCTGGTCGGAGCCGTCCTGCTCAAGCCGCCCCCCGCCTCGGGCACGAACGGCACTCTCAGCACGGACATCGAGATCGGCTGGCACCTGGCGCGCCGGCACTGGGGGAAGGGCTTCGCCACCGAGGCGGGCCGCGCGCTCGTCGAACGCGGCTTCACCCAGCTCTCGCTGCCGGAGCTGCACGCGGTGGTGGAATCGCCCAACCAGCGCTCCCGGGCGGTCGCTCTCCGGCTTGGCATGAAGCATCTCGGGCGTACCGACCGCTACTACGACCTCGAGCTCGAGCACTTCGTGCTGCGCGCCGAGTGACCAGGCCTCAGCTGAAGCGGTCGCCTTTCGAGGCGACGTCCGCGAACGCTTCGAGGAGTCCTTCTCCCGAGACGGCGTCCGTCACCAGCGAGCCGACGCCCCGATCCGCGACG
It contains:
- a CDS encoding GNAT family N-acetyltransferase, with the protein product MDVFETERLVAREWDPEHHLEGAFAIYSDPEVVRYIGTGPAQTLEEMRARLEAVALRNAGLRQGLGSWPLFDKGSGELVGAVLLKPPPASGTNGTLSTDIEIGWHLARRHWGKGFATEAGRALVERGFTQLSLPELHAVVESPNQRSRAVALRLGMKHLGRTDRYYDLELEHFVLRAE